Part of the Hydrogenimonas thermophila genome, ATCATAAGAGATTTGCCGCCAGGGGCTGCAGCTAAATCAAGCACTGTTTCACCAGGTTTTGGACCTAAAACAATAGGTGCAAGCATAGATGATAGACTTTGGATATAGATTTGTCCATTTTCAAAAAGTTTAGAGTGGGTAAGTCTATCTTTCAATTGAGCCGGTACAGTAAAAGCTTCACTATACCATTTGACAGGTTCAGGATGTAAACCTTCTGTTTCTAGCTCTTTTAAAGCAGATTCTATATCTGTTTTTAGAGTATTTACTCTAAATGATACTTGTTTGTGTATTTCAAATGTTTTTAAAAGGTTATCACTGTTTTCAGGATAAATTTCACAAAACCGCTCAATAAAAATTTCAGGAAGCAACATTTTATCCCAAAAGATTAAAGTGTTTAATTGTTTGAAGTACTACTGCGCTTGAGAGACCTGCTGCTGCACCAGCAACTAGGTCATCTCCCATAACTCCTACTCCTCCAGGAGCATCTCTGTCTATGCGACCTATGATTGATGGTTTTTTTATATCGTAAATCCTGAAAAATAGAAAGCTTAATCCAGCGGCTATTGGTGAAATACCGCTAAAACATAGAGCTAGCCAAATGCCGGCAATTTCATCTATAACAATCCGTTTATCATCATGAATACCGCTTTTTTTTTCATAGTTATTAATTTCACGTATTCCAAAAAGAGTTATTAGAATAGTTAAAAGAAAAAGAGTTTCAATTGGAAAATAAGAAAGAATTGCTACTCCCAAAAGCAACCCGACAATGGTTCCCCACGTTCCTGGAGCATAAGGTAAAAGCCCACTGCCAAGTCCAGCTAAAAACAGTTTCTCTTTAAGATTCATTTTTACTCTCCATTGTTAGCTAACTCAATTATTTCAATGATGTTGTATGGTAAAGTTTCATTAATTTAATATAGAAGTCTTCTTCACTTTGTGTCTCAAGCAGACCGGATCCTGGCATAAGATCGTAGTAAATTTTCTCAAGATTATCAAATCTGTTAGGGAACATATAAGCCAAAATCATTGCCGATATCTCTTTTCTTACCAGCACGGCAGGTGGCAATAAACCTTTTTTAAGAAGTTCTAAAATTGAGTCTGCGTGGTATGAAATGTGGTGATGCTCACCATGAGGACAGGTTTTATTGCTTACAAGGGTTCTACATATATCGCAGTATGCATACTCAGGTGCAGTGTGGATTTCAATTTTAAACCCTTTAAGGTGATCAAATACTGACTGAATTCTGTTTTTATCGTAAAAAGATCCTAATCCAGCATGGTTTTGACCAATTACCAACTCATCACACCCATAGTTTTGAGCCACCAAAGCATTTAGAATTACTTCATTATATCCGGCAAATATGTATGTATATTCTAATGGAACTATAATTACACGGTTTGCAGGAAGGTAGGTTTTAATGAAGTAATCCATTGATCGGTATCGTAATTCGTAAGGTAGAGTAGAGTCTTCATGATAAGGTTTAAAAAGAAAGATAACAACCAAATCAGAGCGGTCAAGTGTTGTACGAATTAGACGTTCATGTGCTCTGTGAAGAGGACGGGCTGCCATCATCATTGCACTTGTCTGTTTAGCTCCAATACGATTTTTAGCTGTAGTAATTTGATCTTTAATAATACGTAGTTTTGGATAATCTACCTCAAACTTTCCACTAACAGCAAACCGTCCCAAACGTTTCATAGTTGCTTGAACACCTGGGTGTGATGGATTTTGTGTACCGTAAATCTCTTGAACACGTTCATTTGGATCTATTTCAAATACTTCATTAACTTCAATCCATCCAACTGTTTTATGATTTACCTTTAGTGTAACTATTTCACCTTTTTGAAGAGACTTAAGCACCTCTTCATTTCGTTTTCCTTTTGGAGCTAAGATAAATGAGAAAGGGAAACTGTGGTTTTTATACAGTTTGGTCCGTTTTACCTCTTCAGCAGTCTTTTTGTCCATCAATCCATCTACTGGATATAAAAGACCCTCTTGCACCAGTGCAAGTGTTGACAGTGCTTCCTGGTCAATAAAAATCGCTTTGTCACTTTTTCTTGAATATTCCATACTTTTTCCTCTTTTCCCAAAGCGATTTTCTAGAGATCCCAAGCTTTTTACTTAATTCAGTATCAGGAAATTTACTTTGATAATTATGAATGATAAATTTAACATAATCATCTATTGTAAGAATCTCTGTTCTATCAAAAATTTTATGCTCACTGACAAGTTCTATAGTATGCAGTTCATCATTTTCAAAATTTTCAGTTGTTGAGGTTATAATATTTTTGCCTTTTACAGCATTTAAAAATGCCTCTTTTTCACTCTTTTTAAGTGTTTGAAACTCTGGCATATATGCAATTGCATCAATTGGCAAAGACTCAATTGCCTGAATTGAACCAGCTTGGCTTAGTGGCAAATATTGCAGTGGTCTTTTCATCTCTTTCGCTAGTGCAAATGCAAAAGCATCTGCCTGTTTTTGGTAGTTTGTCTGAACCATCAAAGGTAGCGGATAATTCATGGTTTCTGGTAGTTGAATATTTCCAAGCTGATGTTTCAAATATGTTTCATAAAGTTCACACTGTTTTTGAAGCTGTTTAAAGCTGTGATAATGCTTTATTTTTCTAATGAGCTCTTCAATCATAAATGGTTTTTGAATATAGTCATGAGCCCCAGCTTTAAGTGGATCAGTTACAGTATCATTACTGATATAAGAAACCATTAACAAGATGATGTTGTCACTAAACTTTTTTATAATTGGGTAAAAATCTTGCCCCGACAGATTGGTAGATAGCAGAACAACATCATAATGTTCATTCTGGTTCAACGCATCATTAACAGTAGCAAATATGTCACATTCGTGACCAAAGTCTATGAGTTTACCGGCTATACTTTGTGCCAAATATATTTCATCTTCAACGATGATAATTTTCATGATTGTGTCCAGTCAAAATATTTTAATGTTGCAGTGGCTGAAACGGCTATACCCTCTTTACGCCCTACAAATCCCAGTTTTTCTGTTGTTGTCGCTTTTATATTAACACGATCAGGCGATAAGTCAAGTATATTTGCTAACGTTTTTGCCATTTTTTCTTTATATGGTGATAGTTTTGGTGTTTGTGCCATTATGGTTATGTCTGTATTGACAACTTCAAACCCTACATTGTAAATCTTTTGTATTACACTTTTTAAAAGTTCTTTAGAGTCTGCACCTGCATAAGCTTCATCACTGTCTGGGAAAAGTTGACCTATATCTCCCATACCTGCTGCACCAAGCAGAGCATCTATTAGAGCGTGAATGCACACATCACCATCTGAATGTGCTTTAAATCCAAAAGGAGAATCGATCAAAACTCCTCCCAAATACATAGGTTTTCCCTCTTCAAAGCCATGTACATCAAACCCATTACCAGTGAAATGAAGAGAGGTATCCGGTTTTTTCAGACAAGGAAGATGTACTAAATCTTCAGCATATGTAAGTTTATGTAAAGAGTTGCTTCCTTCTACAAAAACTACTTTACCGCCATTGCTGTAAATAGCACTGCTCTCATCTGTAAATATTTTCTCTTGGCTAAGTGCTGTTTTAAGCACTTCAGTTCTGCTTAATTGAGGTGTTTGTATTCGAAAGAGTTTTTCTCTATCTATTGGTTTTCCATCAAAATAGACTGTATCGCTTACTGGAAGGGCTGGAACAGCACAATCAGCATCTTTTAATTCTTCTAAAAGACGTTTGCAAATGGCAATATCTACACAGGCTCTTGCAACATCACTTACAAGTACCAATTTTGTCTTTACAGATTTAAGTGCATTAAGCAGTGAGCCTTGGCGAGATGAAGCTCCTTCTACAAAAGTATAATCTTTGAATCGTTGCATATAAAAAAGTTCATCTGGATGAGAAGTTATGATGATCTCATCAAAAAGATCCATCTTCTCAAACTCTTGTGCAACATGTAACCATAAAGGTTTACTTCCAATCCGTAACCACTGTTTCTTAACAGGTTTCTTAAAACGAGTTGCTTCACCTGCAGCGAGAAGCACCAAAGTTAAATCAGACAATTTTACTCCTAAAAAGCCCTATGTGTTACGAAATTATACACTAAGAAAGCTTGGTTTTATCTTTTTTGTGATAATTTTTAGCTAGTCAAGTGGGAGTCAAAGCAACTCTTGTCGCCAAAGGCGAAGTGTAAGTGACTGAATTTTATGATATAAATAGATATAGAATAATTTGGTGGGAGGGAATACCAATGAGAAAAGCTTGGGTAGAGAAGCGAAAAGATGATAAAGTAAGAACACAGATGTATTATGCCAAGCAGGGCATTATTACAGAAGAGATGGATTATGTAGCCAAAGTTGAGAATTTAGATTCAGAGTTTGTTAGAAGTGAAGTTGCTCGTGGACGTATGATTATTCCTGCAAATATCAATCACGTTCATCAAAAGCCTATGGCAATAGGTATGGGTGCAACTTGTAAAATTAATGCAAACATAGGTTCATCAGCTGTTGCAAGTGATGCAGCTGGTGAAGTTGAGAAGGTTAAAGTTTGCCAAAAGTATGGTGCCGATACTATTATGGACCTTTCAACTGGTGGTGATCTAGATATGATCCGTGAAGAGGTCATTAAACATGCTGAGGTTCCTATTGGTACAGTTCCTATGTATCAGATTCTTCATGACTGTAACAACAAGATTGAAGATTTGACAATTGATGCAATGCTTGAAGTTATTGAGCGTCAAGCAAAACAGGGTGTAAGCTATTTTACAATTCATGCAGGATTTTTGTTACGTTTTATGCCTATGGTTGCAAAACGTAAAATGGGTATTGTTAGCCGTGGCGGTAGCTTAATGGCTGCTTGGATGATGCATTACCATAAAGAGAACCCATTCTATACAGCATATGATGATATACTTGACATTTGCCGTAAATATGATGTATCACTATCTTTAGGTGACAGTTTGCGTCCTGGATGTCTTTATGATGCGAGTGACGATGCTCAGCTTAATGAGCTTAAAGTTCTTGGTGAGCTTACACTTCGTGCGTGGGAGAAAGATGTTCAGGTTATGATCGAAGGACCTGGTCACGTTCCTCTTAATCAGATTGAGCGTAACATGAAGCTTGAGCGTGAGTATTGTCATGAAGCACCATTCTATATTTTGGGACCACTTGTTACCGATATTGCAGCTGGATATGATCATATTTCAAGTGCAATTGGTGCGGCTGTTGGTGGATGGCATGGTGCAAGTATGCTATGTTATGTAACACCAAAAGAGCATTTGGGTCTGCCTAATGCGGCTGATGTTCGTGAAGGAATTATTGCCTATAAGATAGCGGCACACGCAGCAGATATTGCTCGTGGTCGTAAAGGTGCACGTGATATTGATGATGCAATGAGTGATGCTCGTTATAAGTTTGACTGGAACAAGCAGTTTGAACTTGCACTCGATCCAGATCGTGCACGTGAATATCATGATGAGACATTGCCACAAGATGTTTTCAAAGAGGCAGAGTTTTGCTCAATGTGTGGACCAAAATTCTGTAGTTATAAAATTAGCCAAGATATTATGGAAGGCAATGTTGATTTTAGCAATGTTGCAAGCTAAAGTGTATAATTTTAGTAAAAATAAAAAACTTTAAATAAAAGGAATGTGTATGACTGAAAGTCAAGTAAAAGAAGTTTTATCGAATGTAACCTATCCTGGTTTTACAAAAGATATTGTAACTTTCGGTTTCGTAAAAGGAATCGAAATAGATGGTGGTCGTGTAGCAGTTACTGTTGAGATTACATCAAGTGCTCCTGAAGTTAAAAAGGCACTTGAAGATGAGATAAAAACCAGATTGGAGATGGCTGGAGCATCGGAAGTTATTCCTATGATTATTCAGCCTAAAATGCCTAGAGAGACATCAAGCCGTGGTAAAAATATTGCACCACAGGTTAAAAACTTTGTTATGGTTAGCTCTGGTAAAGGTGGAGTTGGTAAATCGACAACTTCTGTT contains:
- a CDS encoding phosphatidylglycerophosphatase A family protein, with translation MNLKEKLFLAGLGSGLLPYAPGTWGTIVGLLLGVAILSYFPIETLFLLTILITLFGIREINNYEKKSGIHDDKRIVIDEIAGIWLALCFSGISPIAAGLSFLFFRIYDIKKPSIIGRIDRDAPGGVGVMGDDLVAGAAAGLSSAVVLQTIKHFNLLG
- a CDS encoding sulfate adenylyltransferase, with protein sequence MEYSRKSDKAIFIDQEALSTLALVQEGLLYPVDGLMDKKTAEEVKRTKLYKNHSFPFSFILAPKGKRNEEVLKSLQKGEIVTLKVNHKTVGWIEVNEVFEIDPNERVQEIYGTQNPSHPGVQATMKRLGRFAVSGKFEVDYPKLRIIKDQITTAKNRIGAKQTSAMMMAARPLHRAHERLIRTTLDRSDLVVIFLFKPYHEDSTLPYELRYRSMDYFIKTYLPANRVIIVPLEYTYIFAGYNEVILNALVAQNYGCDELVIGQNHAGLGSFYDKNRIQSVFDHLKGFKIEIHTAPEYAYCDICRTLVSNKTCPHGEHHHISYHADSILELLKKGLLPPAVLVRKEISAMILAYMFPNRFDNLEKIYYDLMPGSGLLETQSEEDFYIKLMKLYHTTSLK
- a CDS encoding response regulator; protein product: MKIIIVEDEIYLAQSIAGKLIDFGHECDIFATVNDALNQNEHYDVVLLSTNLSGQDFYPIIKKFSDNIILLMVSYISNDTVTDPLKAGAHDYIQKPFMIEELIRKIKHYHSFKQLQKQCELYETYLKHQLGNIQLPETMNYPLPLMVQTNYQKQADAFAFALAKEMKRPLQYLPLSQAGSIQAIESLPIDAIAYMPEFQTLKKSEKEAFLNAVKGKNIITSTTENFENDELHTIELVSEHKIFDRTEILTIDDYVKFIIHNYQSKFPDTELSKKLGISRKSLWEKRKKYGIFKKK
- a CDS encoding bifunctional 2-C-methyl-D-erythritol 4-phosphate cytidylyltransferase/2-C-methyl-D-erythritol 2,4-cyclodiphosphate synthase; translated protein: MSDLTLVLLAAGEATRFKKPVKKQWLRIGSKPLWLHVAQEFEKMDLFDEIIITSHPDELFYMQRFKDYTFVEGASSRQGSLLNALKSVKTKLVLVSDVARACVDIAICKRLLEELKDADCAVPALPVSDTVYFDGKPIDREKLFRIQTPQLSRTEVLKTALSQEKIFTDESSAIYSNGGKVVFVEGSNSLHKLTYAEDLVHLPCLKKPDTSLHFTGNGFDVHGFEEGKPMYLGGVLIDSPFGFKAHSDGDVCIHALIDALLGAAGMGDIGQLFPDSDEAYAGADSKELLKSVIQKIYNVGFEVVNTDITIMAQTPKLSPYKEKMAKTLANILDLSPDRVNIKATTTEKLGFVGRKEGIAVSATATLKYFDWTQS
- the thiC gene encoding phosphomethylpyrimidine synthase ThiC, which produces MRKAWVEKRKDDKVRTQMYYAKQGIITEEMDYVAKVENLDSEFVRSEVARGRMIIPANINHVHQKPMAIGMGATCKINANIGSSAVASDAAGEVEKVKVCQKYGADTIMDLSTGGDLDMIREEVIKHAEVPIGTVPMYQILHDCNNKIEDLTIDAMLEVIERQAKQGVSYFTIHAGFLLRFMPMVAKRKMGIVSRGGSLMAAWMMHYHKENPFYTAYDDILDICRKYDVSLSLGDSLRPGCLYDASDDAQLNELKVLGELTLRAWEKDVQVMIEGPGHVPLNQIERNMKLEREYCHEAPFYILGPLVTDIAAGYDHISSAIGAAVGGWHGASMLCYVTPKEHLGLPNAADVREGIIAYKIAAHAADIARGRKGARDIDDAMSDARYKFDWNKQFELALDPDRAREYHDETLPQDVFKEAEFCSMCGPKFCSYKISQDIMEGNVDFSNVAS